The following proteins are co-located in the Calditrichota bacterium genome:
- the cas4 gene encoding CRISPR-associated protein Cas4, with product MLEHYSYCPRQFALIYIEGEWAESVETLRGTAGHERVDEPTSGIEDGVRWERALPVWSRRYGLRGKADLVEFPGGVPFPVEYKHGSRGGMAHFAVQICAQATCLEEMFGIAIPRGAIYSLKAHKRKEVDIDDQLKQATLILIEKVRAALVAGITPPPTNDRRCDKCSLLELCAPDLLASENRGRIRRAAEDCFAAKEP from the coding sequence TTCGCCTTGATATACATCGAGGGCGAGTGGGCCGAGAGCGTCGAAACCTTGAGAGGCACTGCCGGGCATGAGCGCGTTGATGAACCGACTTCGGGCATCGAGGACGGTGTCCGTTGGGAGCGGGCGCTGCCTGTCTGGTCTCGTCGCTACGGCTTGAGGGGTAAAGCCGATCTGGTCGAGTTCCCCGGGGGAGTTCCTTTTCCGGTTGAATACAAGCACGGCAGCCGCGGCGGAATGGCACATTTCGCGGTTCAAATATGCGCACAAGCAACCTGCTTAGAGGAGATGTTTGGAATCGCGATCCCGAGAGGTGCAATCTACTCCCTCAAGGCACACAAGCGGAAGGAGGTGGACATCGATGATCAACTGAAGCAGGCGACGCTCATCTTGATTGAAAAGGTGCGGGCGGCTTTGGTCGCTGGCATTACTCCGCCGCCAACGAACGACCGACGCTGCGACAAGTGCTCGCTGCTGGAGTTGTGCGCGCCTGATCTATTGGCGAGTGAGAATCGCGGGCGGATTCGAAGAGCGGCGGAGGATTGCTTTGCCGCAAAGGAGCCATAG
- the cas1c gene encoding type I-C CRISPR-associated endonuclease Cas1: MEVALNTLFITTEPAYLKLDHDTVVVEREEEPTKTLPLLAFSSIVLCGRITLSYALIARCAADGRTITFLDSNGRFRARVEGPVSGNVLLRQAQYIALGNEAKTTALARNFVAGKIENTRRNIMRAARESGDAASEEALRATGSRLRVSLDRLRTASDIAVVRGIEGEAAHLWFGVFNHMLLADRDCFSIAGRSRRPPLDASNALLSFLYTLIVHDCRSALEGVGLDPQAGFLHTLRAGRVSLALDLAEEFRPILGDRLALTLINRKQVMPRDFIVRSGGAVQFTDEARKRVLLSYVERKRDVVGHPASGRKIPLGLVPHLQARLLARFIRGELEEYPPFVLA, encoded by the coding sequence GTGGAAGTTGCACTTAACACCCTGTTCATCACGACTGAGCCGGCATATCTCAAACTCGATCATGACACGGTAGTGGTCGAGCGGGAAGAAGAGCCGACCAAAACGCTTCCGCTGCTGGCATTTTCGAGCATCGTCCTCTGTGGGCGGATAACGCTTTCATATGCCTTAATCGCCCGTTGCGCGGCTGACGGCCGGACGATCACGTTTCTCGACAGTAATGGGCGTTTTCGGGCGCGGGTGGAGGGTCCCGTTTCGGGAAATGTCCTGTTGCGGCAGGCGCAATATATCGCGCTGGGAAATGAAGCGAAGACGACCGCGCTGGCGAGGAACTTCGTAGCCGGCAAGATCGAGAATACGCGTCGGAACATAATGCGCGCGGCGCGTGAGAGCGGCGATGCGGCATCGGAGGAGGCATTGCGTGCAACTGGAAGCAGATTGAGGGTAAGCCTTGACCGCCTCAGGACGGCTTCGGATATCGCTGTGGTGCGTGGGATTGAGGGAGAGGCGGCGCATCTATGGTTTGGGGTCTTCAACCATATGCTGTTGGCGGATCGGGATTGCTTTTCGATTGCCGGCCGCAGTCGCCGACCTCCGCTCGATGCGTCGAACGCACTTCTATCGTTTCTTTATACGCTGATCGTGCACGATTGTCGTTCGGCTCTGGAGGGGGTTGGACTCGATCCGCAGGCCGGCTTTCTCCACACATTGCGGGCCGGCAGGGTTTCGTTGGCGCTCGATTTGGCGGAGGAGTTTAGGCCCATACTGGGGGATCGGCTGGCGTTGACGTTGATCAACCGAAAACAGGTAATGCCACGAGATTTCATTGTTCGGTCGGGTGGAGCGGTTCAGTTCACCGACGAGGCACGGAAGAGAGTGTTATTGTCCTATGTTGAGCGCAAGCGGGACGTTGTCGGGCATCCTGCTTCGGGTCGTAAGATCCCACTGGGGCTGGTGCCGCATCTTCAGGCGCGGTTGCTCGCGCGTTTCATTCGAGGGGAGTTGGAGGAGTATCCACCATTTGTCTTAGCGTAG
- the cas2 gene encoding CRISPR-associated endonuclease Cas2, whose amino-acid sequence MLYLVCYDVNTETKEGRRRLRKVAQACKNFGQRAQKSVFEVDLTPSQYTSLVIALLKIINEEEDSLRIYHIEEPLDRNVESWGCQSLIDISKGVVL is encoded by the coding sequence ATGCTTTACCTCGTTTGCTACGACGTCAACACGGAGACGAAGGAGGGGCGTCGGCGATTGCGAAAGGTGGCACAGGCTTGTAAGAATTTCGGCCAGCGAGCGCAGAAGTCGGTCTTCGAGGTTGACTTGACTCCATCACAATACACGAGTCTCGTCATTGCGTTGTTGAAGATTATCAATGAAGAGGAGGATAGTCTGCGGATTTACCACATTGAGGAGCCGTTGGATCGGAATGTCGAGAGTTGGGGGTGTCAGTCGTTGATCGATATTAGCAAGGGAGTGGTGTTGTGA